In a single window of the Mustela nigripes isolate SB6536 chromosome 17, MUSNIG.SB6536, whole genome shotgun sequence genome:
- the C5AR2 gene encoding C5a anaphylatoxin chemotactic receptor 2: MENTSLSYEYGDYDGVPDLPVDCMDGTCISAYPLRTAVFLLYAAVFLVGVPGNVMVAWVTWKEARRRVGATWFLHVAVADLLCCASLPLLAVPIARRGHWPYGAVGCRALPSVILLSMYASVLLLAALSADLCLLAFRPSWGAAAGRARRVQAACGVAWTVALLLTVPSAIYRRLHQEHFPHRLECVVDYGGSVVLESTVTAIRFIFGFLGPLVVVASCHGALLCRAARHRWPLGMAVVVGFFVCWAPYHLLGLVITAAAPHSRLLARALQAELLVNGLALAHSCLNPVLFLYFGRTQLRRSLPAACRRALKESQSKDENAVGQKSTSHDLVSEMAV; encoded by the coding sequence ATGGAGAACACTTCTCTCAGCTACGAGTATGGGGATTACGACGGGGTTCCGGATCTCCCCGTGGACTGCATGGACGgcacctgcatctctgcctacccACTGCGCACCGCCGTGTTTCTGCTCTATGCCGCGGTCTTCCTGGTGGGGGTGCCCGGCAACGTGATGGTGGCCTGGGTGACCTGGAAAGAGGCCCGCCGGAGGGTCGGGGCCACCTGGTTCCTACATGTGGCCGTGGCCGATCTGCTCTGCTGTGcgtctctgcccctcctggcgGTGCCCATAGCACGCAGGGGCCACTGGCCGTATGGGGCGGTGGGGTGTCGGGCGCTGCCCTCGGTCATCCTGCTGTCCATGTATGCCAGCGTGCTCCTTCTGGCCGCTCTCAGCGCGGACCTCTGCCTGCTGGCCTTCAGGCCCAGCTGGGGGGCTGCGGCGGGGCGGGCACGCAGGGTGCAGGCGGCCTGCGGGGTCGCCTGGACCGTGGCCTTGCTGCTCACTGTGCCCTCGGCCATCTACCGCCGGTTGCACCAGGAGCATTTCCCTCACCGGCTGGAGTGCGTGGTGGACTACGGCGGCTCTGTGGTGCTGGAGAGCACAGTGACTGCCATCCGCTTTATTTTTGGCTTCCTGGGGCCGCTGGTGGTGGTGGCCAGCTGCCACGGTGCCCTTCTGTGCCGTGCGGCCCGACACCGTTGGCCCCTGGGCATGGCCGTAGTGGTGGGTTTCTTTGTCTGCTGGGCCCCCTACCACCTGCTGGGGCTGGTCATCACTGCCGCTGCCCCACACTCCAGGCTCCTGGCCCGGGCCCTGCAGGCTGAACTGCTGGTCAACGGCCTCGCTCTGGCTCACAGCTGTCTCAATCCTGTGCTCTTCTTGTATTTTGGGAGGACTCAACTGCGCAGATCACTGCCAGCCGCCTGTCGACGGGCCCTAAAGGAGTCACAGAGCAAGGATGAAAATGCCGTCGGCCAGAAATCCACCAGCCATGATCTAGTCTCAGAGATGGCAGTGTAG
- the C5AR1 gene encoding C5a anaphylatoxin chemotactic receptor 1 — MASLEYSTSEYFDYGTATLDPNMSVDQSPSTRRLSVPDTIALVLFSVVFLIGVPGNSLVVWVTRYEFQRTINAIWFLNLAVADLLSCLALPILFAATVQHGHWPFGGTACRILPSLILLNMYASIFLLAAISADRFLLVFNPIWCQNYRGARLAWGTCGVAWMVALLLTIPSFLFRRVRTDYFPLRTTCGVNYGSDGVLVERGVALLRLIVGFLWPLVTLTICYTFLLFRTWSRRATRSTKTLKVVVAVVTSFFIFWLPYQVTGLMLAVFPKSSEKFTSVSSLDSLCVAFAYINCCINPIIYVVAAQGFHSRFLKSLPARLRQVLTEESLSRDSKSFTLSTVDTPAPKSQPV, encoded by the coding sequence GCGTCTTTGGAGTACAGCACTTCTGAGTACTTCGACTATGGCACTGCCACCCTGGACCCCAACATGTCTGTGGACCAGTCTCCCAGCACCCGCAGGCTGTCCGTTCCCGACACCATCGCCCTGGTGCTCTTCTCTGTCGTCTTCCTGATAGGGGTGCCGGGCAACTCCCTAGTGGTCTGGGTGACCAGGTACGAGTTCCAGCGGACCATCAACGCCATCTGGTTTCTCAACCTGGCGGTGGCCGATCTCCTGTCCTGCCTGGCACTGCCCATCCTGTTTGCTGCCACTGTGCAGCACGGCCACTGGCCCTTCGGTGGCACCGCCTGCCGCATCCTGCCCTCACTTATCCTGCTCAACATGTACGCCAGCATCTTTCTCCTGGCCGCCATCAGCGCCGACCGCTTTCTGCTGGTGTTTAACCCCATCTGGTGCCAGAACTACCGGGGCGCGCGGCTGGCCTGGGGGACCTGCGGCGTGGCCTGGATGGTGGCCCTGCTGCTCAccatcccctccttcctcttccgcCGGGTGCGCACCGACTACTTTCCCTTGCGGACAACCTGTGGTGTGAACTATGGCTCCGATGGGGTCCTGGTGGAGAGAGGCGTGGCTCTCCTCCGGCTGATTGTGGGCTTCCTGTGGCCGCTGGTGACGCTGACCATCTGTTACACCTTCCTCCTGTTCCGGACCTGGAGCCGCAGGGCCACGCGCTCCACCAAGACACTCAAGGTGGTGGTGGCCGTGGTGACCAGCTTCTTCATCTTCTGGCTGCCCTACCAGGTGACGGGGCTGATGCTGGCGGTGTTCCCCAAGAGCTCGGAGAAATTTACCTCCGTGTCTAGCCTGGACTCCCTGTGTGTGGCCTTTGCTTACATCAACTGCTGTATAAACCCCATCATCTACGTGGTGGCTGCCCAGGGATTCCACAGCCGCTTCCTCAAGTCCCTCCCGGCCAGGCTGCGGCAGGTGCTGACCGAGGAGTCCCTGAGCAGGGACAGCAAGTCCTTCACCCTCTCCACGGTGGACACCCCAGCCCCGAAGAGCCAGCCAGTGTGA